One window of Chloroflexus aggregans DSM 9485 genomic DNA carries:
- the purF gene encoding amidophosphoribosyltransferase, with the protein MQSLSDVVTSYDTITDIPEDALSIQDKPGHECGVFGIVAADADVARLTFFGLYALQHRGQESAGIAVSNGRSIRYYKNMGLVAQVFDEDKLRPLSGYLAIGHTRYSTTGSSKLENAQPFVVESALGPLAVGHNGNLTNAASLRRELLQRGVGLTSSSDSEVITQMLAGGEGRTWEEKLKVFMVRAQGAYCLTVLTRDALYAVRDPWGLHPLCLGRLGEQGWVVASESCALGTIGAEFVREIEPGEILKITLDGPQVISHQPSPRIAACLFEYIYFARPDSVLHGKVLHAMRVAQGRELAREAPCDADVVIAVPDSATPAAIGYAQESGIPYSEGLIKNRYIGRTFIQPDDRLRKLGIALKFNALSDNLASKRVVLVDDSIVRGNTSGPIVRMLREAGAKEVHVRVSSPPIRHPCFLGVDMATYPELIAHRMSIEGIRQHLGADSLAYLSLEGLIRSTGRDPATFCTGCFTGHYPVEIEPVDKEVFELR; encoded by the coding sequence ATGCAATCGCTCTCAGACGTAGTTACGTCTTATGATACCATCACCGATATACCGGAAGATGCACTCTCCATCCAAGACAAACCGGGTCATGAGTGTGGGGTGTTCGGTATTGTTGCTGCCGATGCGGATGTCGCCCGGTTGACCTTTTTTGGTCTCTACGCCCTCCAACATCGCGGCCAAGAGAGCGCCGGTATCGCAGTAAGTAACGGTCGCAGTATTCGCTACTATAAAAACATGGGTCTAGTTGCCCAAGTTTTCGATGAAGATAAACTACGGCCACTCAGTGGCTATTTGGCCATCGGCCATACACGCTACTCGACCACCGGTTCGTCGAAACTCGAAAATGCACAACCGTTTGTCGTCGAGAGTGCGTTGGGGCCATTGGCCGTCGGCCACAACGGTAATCTAACCAATGCTGCTTCACTGCGTCGCGAACTCCTCCAACGTGGTGTGGGTCTAACCAGCAGTAGCGATAGCGAGGTGATCACCCAAATGCTGGCGGGTGGCGAGGGGCGCACGTGGGAAGAGAAGCTCAAAGTGTTTATGGTGCGCGCCCAAGGTGCCTACTGTCTGACCGTGCTGACCCGTGATGCGCTCTACGCCGTGCGTGATCCGTGGGGGCTGCATCCGCTCTGTCTCGGTCGGTTGGGTGAACAGGGGTGGGTAGTTGCCTCGGAAAGCTGTGCGCTTGGTACGATTGGAGCCGAGTTTGTGCGTGAGATAGAGCCGGGTGAAATTCTCAAAATCACCCTCGATGGCCCGCAGGTGATCTCACACCAGCCCTCGCCGCGGATTGCAGCTTGTCTGTTTGAATACATCTACTTTGCCCGCCCTGATAGCGTGTTGCACGGAAAGGTGCTCCATGCGATGCGGGTGGCACAAGGGCGCGAATTGGCCCGCGAAGCGCCGTGTGATGCCGATGTGGTGATTGCCGTGCCCGATAGTGCAACACCGGCTGCTATCGGCTATGCCCAAGAGTCGGGCATCCCCTACTCGGAGGGTTTGATCAAGAACCGTTATATCGGTCGTACCTTCATCCAGCCCGACGACCGGCTGCGTAAGTTGGGTATCGCGCTTAAGTTTAATGCACTCTCCGATAATCTGGCCAGTAAGCGGGTCGTTCTGGTTGATGATAGTATTGTGCGCGGTAATACCAGCGGCCCGATTGTGCGGATGCTCCGTGAGGCGGGGGCAAAAGAAGTACACGTCCGTGTTTCATCACCGCCGATCCGGCATCCGTGCTTCCTCGGTGTTGATATGGCTACCTACCCGGAACTGATCGCACACCGGATGTCAATTGAAGGTATTCGCCAGCATCTCGGTGCTGATAGTCTGGCTTATCTGAGCCTTGAAGGTTTGATCCGCTCGACCGGTCGTG
- a CDS encoding S8 family serine peptidase codes for MTIPFDSTPPRNSISWAKGCALTSILGIGLGINAILRLVEIGVTLFASGDTGRMIVIWISLVIGTAIFGLWVWIGSGAVRTAALRWLAALPLPAMLALTIMIPSAESQLLMVTQLGLSLIYTLVLAWLIRRPLQWQTTPILFSAGAFLALPWLAIGTPGSWVDVGLALALGATIGWAGGQLLAWRPPLSWVHGEVPMRVWLGEGAALSLLLLVLSRALGPNGAALLFFCCAPVGGWLWLAIGRHVDVKAIVPLSALFGLFFFGVPLVLTDSDALVPLLLFGSFPEGFHLALLAALGQALLALLVIPLVLLLPNRLLHTAGAALVAVAGLTLLIGGGRATPAGDRWFVVLRDQADVSDLTTITDYQTRRSAVYRRLTDHAIATQADLRTALDGLGVRYTPYYLVNALEVEGDLPLRVWLANRPEVAEVMPSPFLRPLPLPIQTARGDEPPPDETPTNLTVIGVPEVWALGVRGAGILVGQADSGVDAEHPELSDAYAGQTENGVVHAYHWLDPWTGAAAPYDHSGHGTHTLATILGNRVGVAPDAQWIGCVNLARNLGNAPRYLDCMQFLFAPYPPGGDPLRDGDPTRGAHILNNSWGCPQDLEGCTPTSLQPVVRALRAASVFVVVSAGNDGPTCSSLNTPLAIYDEVMTVGAVNNEGRLAPFSSVGPVVSDGSLRPKPDLLAPGVEVLSAFPNTTYYRASGTSMAGPHVAGAVALLWSANPALIGNIDATEQILRDTARPYPFDDGDRCGAGNGTGAGILDVASAVRRALTR; via the coding sequence ATGACCATACCATTCGACAGTACGCCTCCCCGCAATAGCATCTCATGGGCCAAAGGCTGCGCACTGACGTCGATTCTCGGCATTGGATTAGGCATCAATGCCATCTTGCGATTGGTGGAAATCGGCGTAACCCTCTTCGCCAGCGGCGATACAGGGCGCATGATCGTCATCTGGATTAGCTTGGTTATCGGTACCGCGATATTTGGGCTGTGGGTCTGGATCGGCAGTGGAGCCGTGCGGACAGCAGCACTTCGCTGGTTGGCTGCCTTACCATTACCGGCAATGCTGGCCCTGACCATTATGATTCCCTCTGCCGAGAGCCAATTGCTGATGGTTACTCAACTCGGACTAAGCCTGATCTACACACTGGTTTTGGCATGGCTGATACGTCGTCCGCTACAATGGCAGACAACTCCAATCCTCTTCAGTGCAGGGGCGTTCCTCGCGTTGCCGTGGCTAGCTATCGGCACGCCCGGTTCGTGGGTCGACGTAGGCCTCGCCTTAGCACTCGGTGCGACAATAGGCTGGGCTGGCGGTCAATTACTCGCATGGCGACCACCGCTCAGTTGGGTACACGGTGAGGTACCGATGAGGGTCTGGCTCGGCGAAGGGGCTGCGCTCAGTCTCCTTCTGCTTGTGCTGAGTCGTGCGCTCGGCCCGAACGGTGCAGCCCTGTTATTCTTCTGTTGCGCGCCGGTCGGGGGCTGGTTATGGTTGGCAATTGGGCGGCACGTCGATGTGAAGGCCATCGTTCCCCTCTCGGCCCTATTTGGTCTCTTCTTTTTTGGGGTGCCACTCGTCCTGACGGATTCCGACGCATTAGTGCCATTGTTATTATTTGGCAGCTTCCCAGAGGGTTTTCATCTAGCCTTGCTGGCCGCTCTTGGGCAGGCACTGCTAGCCTTACTGGTCATACCATTAGTCCTTTTGCTCCCCAATCGTCTGCTCCATACTGCCGGTGCAGCACTTGTGGCAGTGGCCGGGCTGACGCTGCTCATCGGAGGTGGACGAGCAACACCGGCGGGGGATCGCTGGTTCGTGGTGTTGCGCGATCAAGCAGATGTGAGCGACCTCACGACCATCACCGATTACCAAACCCGTCGCAGCGCCGTGTATCGCCGTCTAACCGATCATGCCATCGCAACGCAAGCCGATCTTCGAACAGCGCTTGACGGCTTAGGTGTGCGCTACACACCCTACTATCTCGTCAACGCCTTAGAAGTTGAAGGTGATCTCCCACTGCGTGTTTGGTTGGCAAACCGGCCCGAAGTGGCCGAGGTGATGCCATCACCATTTTTACGCCCGTTACCGCTACCAATCCAAACAGCGCGTGGCGACGAACCACCACCTGATGAAACACCCACCAATCTCACCGTTATCGGTGTACCGGAGGTCTGGGCATTAGGAGTGCGTGGCGCCGGCATTCTCGTCGGCCAAGCCGATTCGGGCGTCGATGCCGAACATCCTGAATTGAGCGATGCGTATGCCGGTCAGACGGAAAACGGGGTCGTCCACGCTTATCACTGGCTCGATCCGTGGACGGGTGCAGCAGCACCGTATGATCACAGTGGGCACGGCACCCACACCCTCGCGACAATCTTGGGAAATCGGGTCGGAGTCGCACCGGATGCGCAATGGATCGGGTGCGTCAATCTGGCCCGTAACCTCGGCAACGCACCGCGCTATCTCGACTGTATGCAATTCCTGTTTGCGCCGTACCCACCGGGTGGCGACCCTTTACGCGACGGCGACCCAACACGAGGTGCGCACATCCTCAACAACTCATGGGGCTGCCCGCAAGACCTCGAAGGCTGCACGCCCACATCACTCCAACCGGTGGTCCGTGCGCTCCGTGCCGCCAGCGTCTTTGTGGTTGTGAGTGCCGGCAATGACGGACCGACATGCAGTTCACTCAACACTCCGCTCGCCATCTATGACGAAGTGATGACGGTCGGCGCCGTGAATAACGAGGGTCGCCTGGCACCTTTCAGCAGTGTCGGCCCGGTTGTCAGTGATGGTAGCCTCCGCCCTAAACCCGACCTGCTCGCACCGGGGGTAGAGGTGTTATCGGCGTTTCCCAATACTACCTATTATCGAGCGAGCGGCACGTCGATGGCCGGCCCACACGTGGCCGGAGCAGTAGCCCTCCTCTGGTCAGCAAACCCCGCTCTGATCGGAAACATTGACGCGACCGAGCAGATACTCCGCGATACTGCCCGTCCCTATCCCTTCGACGATGGCGACCGGTGTGGTGCAGGGAATGGCACCGGAGCCGGTATTCTCGATGTTGCATCCGCAGTACGGCGAGCACTGACACGATAA